A single region of the Ictalurus punctatus breed USDA103 chromosome 17, Coco_2.0, whole genome shotgun sequence genome encodes:
- the tnfb gene encoding tumor necrosis factor b (TNF superfamily, member 2): MQNYKVDTEAAMGDVYQPTVEAVKPSRSSMWMIVGGVVFLSLCVVASLCFAWHFTNKNQGELSMKLQSTTSTDPSGQQDSLTQIAKSTKAAIHLHVSDRHHEKGSPRWASGMDLSFTKGGLKLENNSILIPHDGLYFVYSQASFSIFCKSSEEDNDSSTTHLSYSVLWSSLTSPSKKKRYLLSGFKSVCQTKTEEQTTGHRIYDSIYLGAVFQLYKGDKLSTNTNHFTDIIEHSSKTFFGVFEL; encoded by the exons ATGCAGAACTACAAGGTCGACACAGAAGCCGCTATGGGAGATGTTTACCAACCTACTGTGGAAGCCGTGAAGCCGTCCAGATCTTCGATGTGGATGATAGTTGGTGGTGTGGTCTTCCTTTCCCTCTGTGTGGTCGCATCTCTCTGTTTTGCATGGCATTTCACG AATAAGAATCAAGGTGAGCTTTCCATGAAGCTGCAAAGCACCACAAGCACAG ATCCATCAGGTCAGCAAGATAGCCTAACACAGATCGCCAAGAGTACAAAGGCAGCCATTCACCTCCATG TTTCAGATCGGCACCATGAGAAAGGTTCTCCACGGTGGGCGAGTGGCATGGACCTGTCCTTTACTAAAggaggtctcaagctggagaaCAACTCCATCCTCATTCCCCACGATGGCCTGTACTTTGTCTACAGCCAGGCATCGTTCAGCATCTTCTGCAAATCAAGTGAGGAAGATAATGACAGTAGCACCACACATCTGAGCTACAGCGTTCTGTGGTCATCGCTCACATCACCATCCAAAAAGAAGCGGTATCTGCTTAGTGGATTCAAATCCGTGTGCCAAACCAAAACAGAGGAGCAGACAACTGGACATCGCATCTATGATTCCATCTACCTTGGTGCCGTCTTTCAACTTTATAAGGGGGACAAACTGTCAACGAATACCAACCATTTTACTGACATCATTGAACACAGTTCCAAAACCTTTTTTGGGGTGTTCGAGCTGTGA